In the Chryseobacterium sp. MYb264 genome, one interval contains:
- a CDS encoding dialkylrecorsinol condensing enzyme DarA, with the protein MQKNILVIYYTQTGQLEDIVRNVAKPFEAKKDEYNVTYYNIRMKEDFPFPWPNDVFFNTFPESYLQIPSEIVPPSEDLLNKKYDLILFGYQVWYLTPSIPIISFLKSSYAAKIFKDTPVVTISGTRNMWMLSQEKLKVYLKDFNAKLVGNIALVDRHDNYTSVLTVIRWMIGGQKEKSGILPAAGVSDKEINESGKFGEIIERHFRNNKLGTLQPELVKNGAVEIRAFLVRVEKVGNKIFTIWSGLIMKKKEKRPLLIKFFKVYLMAAIWIISPIVLVLHLLTTPIFWFKRKKQREYLQGINIK; encoded by the coding sequence ATGCAAAAAAATATACTCGTTATATACTACACACAGACCGGACAGCTGGAAGACATTGTAAGGAATGTGGCGAAACCTTTTGAAGCAAAAAAGGATGAATATAACGTAACTTATTACAACATCAGGATGAAGGAAGATTTTCCTTTCCCCTGGCCGAATGATGTGTTTTTCAATACATTTCCGGAGTCTTATTTGCAGATCCCCAGTGAAATCGTTCCGCCATCGGAAGACCTACTGAATAAAAAGTATGATTTAATTCTCTTCGGATATCAGGTTTGGTATTTAACGCCTTCTATCCCGATTATTTCATTTTTGAAGAGTAGTTACGCCGCGAAGATATTCAAAGACACCCCTGTGGTGACCATTTCCGGGACTAGAAATATGTGGATGCTCTCTCAGGAAAAACTGAAAGTATATTTGAAAGATTTTAATGCCAAATTGGTTGGAAACATCGCTTTGGTAGACCGACATGACAATTACACCAGTGTGCTGACGGTAATCCGATGGATGATTGGCGGACAAAAGGAAAAATCCGGAATTTTACCCGCAGCGGGCGTTTCGGATAAAGAAATTAATGAATCCGGAAAGTTTGGCGAAATTATTGAAAGACATTTCCGCAATAATAAGTTGGGGACTTTGCAACCCGAGCTGGTAAAAAACGGAGCCGTGGAAATCCGTGCCTTCTTGGTAAGAGTGGAAAAAGTGGGAAACAAAATTTTCACCATCTGGTCCGGTCTTATCATGAAGAAAAAAGAAAAACGACCATTGCTTATCAAATTCTTTAAGGTATATTTGATGGCCGCGATATGGATTATTTCACCTATCGTATTGGTTTTACACTTATTGACAACACCTATCTTTTGGTTTAAAAGAAAGAAACAAAGAGAATATTTACAAGGAATTAATATAAAATAG
- a CDS encoding beta-ketoacyl-ACP synthase III gives MYDVFITKASKYLPNEPVSNDEMETYLGYINDAKSKAKALILRNNKITTRYYALDKEGNPTHTNAQITARAIEGLFDENFKKEDMKLLSVGTTSPDQIQPSHASMVHGELNIGKSIEINTATGLCNSGMNALNYGFLSIKAGVQDAAVCAGSERMSAWMTADKFNHEAENLVLLEERPIIAFKREFLRWMLSDGAGAFLLENKPRENETNLKIEWIDFYSYAHEIEACMYAGCEKQEDGSLKSWADYPSDEWLKQSIFALKQDTKILDKYILVKGAESLRSSFDKHNLDPESVDHVLAHISSGYFKEGLKEEFANVGLDFPWEKWYYNLSEVGNIGAGSIFVALEELINSGKLKKGEKVLLCVPESGRFAYSCALLTVC, from the coding sequence ATGTACGACGTATTTATAACAAAAGCATCAAAATACCTACCCAATGAGCCGGTTTCAAATGATGAAATGGAAACGTATCTTGGTTATATAAATGACGCAAAATCTAAAGCAAAAGCACTTATTTTAAGAAATAATAAAATCACTACAAGATATTACGCTTTAGACAAAGAAGGAAACCCAACGCATACCAATGCCCAGATAACGGCAAGAGCGATCGAGGGACTTTTTGATGAAAATTTCAAAAAGGAAGATATGAAATTACTGTCTGTGGGAACCACTTCTCCGGATCAGATTCAGCCTTCACATGCTTCCATGGTTCACGGTGAATTAAATATCGGAAAATCTATTGAAATTAATACCGCAACAGGACTTTGCAACTCAGGGATGAATGCCCTGAACTACGGATTCCTTTCCATCAAAGCAGGGGTTCAGGATGCTGCCGTTTGTGCAGGATCTGAAAGAATGTCCGCATGGATGACCGCAGATAAATTCAACCACGAGGCAGAAAATTTAGTGTTGCTTGAAGAAAGACCAATCATCGCTTTCAAAAGAGAATTCCTGAGATGGATGCTTTCTGACGGAGCCGGTGCTTTTTTATTGGAAAATAAGCCAAGAGAAAATGAAACCAATTTAAAAATAGAATGGATTGATTTTTATTCTTATGCTCACGAAATCGAAGCCTGTATGTATGCAGGTTGCGAAAAGCAGGAAGACGGAAGCCTGAAATCTTGGGCAGATTACCCATCAGACGAATGGCTGAAGCAGTCTATTTTTGCCTTAAAGCAGGATACAAAAATTTTAGATAAATATATTTTAGTAAAAGGTGCTGAAAGTTTAAGATCATCTTTTGACAAACATAATCTTGATCCTGAATCTGTTGATCACGTTTTGGCTCACATTTCTTCTGGCTATTTTAAAGAAGGTCTAAAAGAAGAATTTGCCAACGTAGGATTAGATTTCCCTTGGGAAAAGTGGTATTACAACCTTTCTGAGGTTGGAAATATTGGAGCAGGTTCTATTTTTGTGGCTTTAGAAGAATTAATAAATTCCGGAAAGCTGAAAAAAGGAGAAAAAGTACTTCTTTGTGTGCCGGAAAGCGGAAGATTTGCTTATTCATGTGCTTTATTAACGGTTTGCTAA
- a CDS encoding ABC transporter permease → MEIKEENIINIHNFLPHREPMLMADYILELTPEKVITSFEIKEDNVFVHDHKFVEAGLVENLAQTCSSILGQSFFENPDADTKVIGFITNIKKIEIFALPEVGNKIISKASLISQFENICNIFCETFINDELLIRAEINLFIQEVKP, encoded by the coding sequence ATGGAAATCAAGGAAGAAAATATCATCAATATTCACAACTTTTTGCCGCATCGCGAACCGATGCTCATGGCAGATTATATTCTGGAGCTTACTCCGGAAAAAGTGATTACTTCCTTCGAAATAAAAGAAGATAATGTTTTTGTTCATGATCATAAGTTTGTTGAAGCGGGCTTGGTTGAAAATTTAGCTCAAACCTGCTCATCCATTCTCGGACAAAGTTTTTTCGAAAATCCTGATGCAGATACCAAAGTGATTGGTTTTATCACCAACATTAAAAAAATCGAAATTTTTGCATTACCGGAAGTGGGCAATAAAATTATTTCAAAAGCATCTTTGATTTCTCAGTTTGAAAACATCTGTAATATCTTCTGTGAGACCTTTATTAATGACGAGTTATTGATAAGAGCTGAAATTAATTTGTTTATCCAGGAAGTAAAACCTTAA
- a CDS encoding BtrH N-terminal domain-containing protein, producing the protein MKLNFEHHQTAHCENGVASNLLLNKGLKLSEPMIFGIGSGLFFVYLPFLKVNFAPGFSYRPMPGAIFSKAAKRLGIKIKREKFSNPAEAQKALERNLDQNIPTGLQVGVFNLTYFPEEYKFHFNAHNLVVYGKEDGKFLISDPVMDYVTTLSEAELEKVRYAKGALPPKGHMYYPTYIPEHVNLEEAIKKGIKDTCKNMLAPVPIIGVKAMRWVAKNIPKWADKKGTKVTNHYLGQLIRMQEEIGTGGGGFRFIYGAFLQEAAVILKNDQLKELSKEITTIGDLWRDFAVDIARVYKNRNSKSDIYNQLSKTMLHIADLEEAFYKKLRKAI; encoded by the coding sequence ATGAAACTTAATTTTGAACACCATCAAACCGCGCATTGCGAAAACGGTGTTGCCTCCAATCTATTATTAAACAAAGGGTTAAAACTCAGCGAACCAATGATCTTCGGAATTGGTTCCGGGCTGTTCTTTGTATATCTCCCTTTTTTAAAAGTAAACTTTGCTCCGGGTTTCAGCTATCGTCCGATGCCGGGTGCTATTTTCAGCAAGGCAGCAAAAAGACTGGGAATTAAAATTAAAAGAGAAAAATTTTCAAATCCCGCTGAGGCTCAAAAGGCTTTGGAGAGAAATTTAGATCAAAATATCCCTACAGGTTTACAGGTTGGTGTTTTCAACCTAACCTATTTTCCTGAAGAATATAAATTCCATTTCAATGCCCACAATTTGGTGGTTTACGGAAAAGAAGACGGTAAATTCCTGATCAGCGATCCTGTGATGGATTATGTGACGACTCTTTCCGAGGCTGAACTGGAAAAAGTAAGATATGCCAAAGGCGCACTGCCTCCCAAAGGTCATATGTACTACCCTACTTACATTCCTGAGCATGTAAATTTGGAAGAAGCAATAAAAAAAGGAATTAAGGATACCTGTAAAAATATGTTGGCTCCCGTTCCGATCATTGGGGTAAAAGCCATGCGTTGGGTCGCTAAAAACATCCCGAAATGGGCCGATAAAAAAGGAACGAAAGTTACCAATCATTATTTGGGGCAGCTGATCAGAATGCAGGAAGAAATAGGAACCGGCGGTGGCGGTTTCAGGTTTATTTATGGTGCATTTTTACAGGAAGCCGCTGTGATTCTTAAAAATGATCAATTGAAAGAATTATCCAAAGAAATTACAACAATTGGAGATCTTTGGAGAGATTTTGCGGTGGATATCGCAAGGGTGTATAAAAACAGAAACTCGAAAAGTGACATTTATAATCAACTGTCAAAAACGATGCTTCATATTGCAGATCTGGAAGAAGCTTTCTATAAAAAACTGAGAAAAGCGATCTAA
- a CDS encoding ABC transporter ATP-binding protein: MENLIEIKNLYKKYKSAEEFSVNDISLTIEKDEIYGILGPNGAGKTTLISMLSGLVKPTSGSFKINGLSPQKDGFKLRQIIGIVPQEYALYPTLTAKENLMYFGSLYGLSHKNLKKAIDESLEIMGLSKFADKKVEQFSGGMKRRCNLIAGTLHNPKVLFLDEPTVGVDVQSKKAIIDYLFDLNKQGTCIIYTSHHLSEAEEFCTKIAIIDHGKIHAVGTPEELVNRVASAENLEDVFISLTGKELRDVVV, encoded by the coding sequence ATGGAAAACTTAATTGAGATTAAAAATTTATATAAAAAATATAAAAGTGCAGAAGAATTTTCTGTAAATGACATCTCGCTGACTATTGAAAAAGACGAAATCTACGGAATTCTTGGTCCCAACGGAGCAGGAAAAACAACATTGATTTCCATGCTTTCAGGATTGGTAAAACCGACTTCCGGAAGCTTTAAAATCAACGGATTATCTCCTCAGAAAGATGGTTTTAAACTAAGACAGATCATTGGAATTGTTCCTCAGGAATACGCTTTATATCCAACTTTAACAGCTAAAGAAAATTTAATGTATTTCGGCAGTCTTTATGGTTTAAGTCATAAAAATTTAAAGAAAGCCATTGACGAATCTTTGGAGATCATGGGTTTATCAAAATTCGCTGACAAAAAAGTAGAACAGTTCTCAGGAGGAATGAAGCGCCGTTGCAATCTGATTGCCGGAACGCTGCACAATCCGAAAGTTTTATTTTTGGATGAACCCACGGTCGGCGTTGATGTTCAGTCTAAAAAAGCTATTATTGATTATCTTTTCGATCTAAACAAACAGGGAACCTGCATTATTTATACTTCTCACCATCTTTCGGAAGCGGAAGAATTTTGCACCAAAATTGCCATCATCGATCACGGGAAAATCCATGCAGTCGGAACCCCTGAAGAATTGGTGAACAGAGTGGCAAGTGCCGAAAACTTAGAAGATGTTTTCATTTCATTAACCGGAAAAGAATTAAGAGATGTTGTGGTATAA
- a CDS encoding ABC transporter permease, producing the protein MLWYKLWRSFVKEVLLLKRDIGGIVIIFVMPLLLIVTITLIQDSTFRNLEGSKIPIIFIDKDQSEISKNIKQELENSKTFELLTNYNEKSAQEAVFGGDYQMAIVIPENLTKDLNSNIESKVQTIVSSFGLEENSGKVQIPPVKAKDIHLYFDPATNIGFKNNVMNSVNKMVFEIENKKIYKAFQDQLGTTENLEESKNLISFKEITPKKGKIEAIPNSVQHNVPAWALFAIFFIVVPLSINLVKEKSQGTSVRARISPTPYFIHILGKTFTYLIICIIQFLLMVAVGIYLFPYMDLPQFDVTGKMFPLIVVTLFSGLAAIGFGVLLGTIADTQEQSAPFGATSVVVLAAIGGIWVPVFLMPEFMQNIAKFSPMNWGLNAYYDIILRNSGIGGIAKELTFLFLFYLAMVGISLIYEKKQHAV; encoded by the coding sequence ATGTTGTGGTATAAATTGTGGAGAAGTTTCGTTAAGGAAGTCCTATTGCTTAAAAGAGATATCGGAGGAATTGTGATTATTTTCGTGATGCCTTTATTGTTAATTGTCACGATAACGTTGATTCAGGACTCCACTTTCAGAAACCTTGAAGGCTCAAAAATTCCGATTATCTTCATCGATAAAGATCAATCTGAAATTTCAAAGAATATAAAACAGGAGCTTGAAAACAGCAAAACGTTCGAGCTGTTGACCAATTATAATGAAAAATCAGCCCAGGAAGCTGTTTTCGGAGGAGATTATCAGATGGCCATTGTCATCCCTGAAAATTTAACTAAAGATTTAAACTCAAATATAGAATCCAAGGTTCAGACCATCGTAAGCTCGTTTGGCTTGGAAGAAAATTCAGGAAAAGTTCAGATTCCGCCTGTAAAAGCTAAGGATATTCATTTATATTTTGACCCTGCAACAAATATAGGCTTCAAAAACAATGTGATGAATTCCGTGAACAAAATGGTTTTTGAGATCGAAAATAAAAAGATTTATAAAGCTTTTCAGGATCAATTGGGAACCACGGAAAATCTTGAGGAAAGTAAAAATTTAATCAGTTTTAAAGAAATTACCCCTAAAAAAGGGAAGATTGAAGCCATTCCGAATTCCGTTCAGCACAACGTTCCTGCCTGGGCATTGTTTGCCATTTTCTTTATTGTGGTGCCTTTGTCCATCAATTTAGTCAAAGAAAAAAGCCAGGGAACCAGCGTGAGGGCAAGAATCAGTCCGACACCGTATTTTATCCATATTTTAGGAAAAACATTTACGTATTTAATCATCTGTATCATTCAGTTTTTGCTAATGGTTGCAGTGGGCATCTACCTTTTCCCTTATATGGATTTACCGCAGTTTGATGTTACAGGAAAGATGTTTCCGCTTATTGTGGTGACCCTATTTTCAGGATTAGCCGCGATTGGATTCGGTGTTTTATTGGGAACCATTGCCGATACTCAGGAACAGTCTGCACCTTTTGGAGCAACTTCCGTCGTGGTTTTGGCCGCCATTGGCGGAATCTGGGTTCCGGTATTTTTAATGCCTGAATTTATGCAGAATATTGCAAAATTCTCTCCAATGAATTGGGGATTAAACGCTTATTACGACATTATTTTAAGAAACAGCGGAATCGGCGGAATTGCTAAAGAATTGACTTTCTTATTTTTATTTTATCTTGCCATGGTCGGCATCTCATTGATTTACGAAAAAAAACAGCATGCAGTCTAA